A section of the Sceloporus undulatus isolate JIND9_A2432 ecotype Alabama chromosome 3, SceUnd_v1.1, whole genome shotgun sequence genome encodes:
- the RPL22L1 gene encoding 60S ribosomal protein L22-like 1: MAPKRDKKPKKTTCKYNLDLTHPVEDGIFDSGNFEQFLKEKVKVNGKTGNLGNVVHIERVKNKITVTSERQLSKRYLKYLTKKYLKKNNLRDWLRVVASDKETYELRYFQISHDDEESEAEE; encoded by the exons ATGGCGCCG AAAAGAGACAAGAAGCCGAAAAAAACAACTTGCAAGTATAATCTTGATCTCACTCATCCAGTAGAAGATGGAATATTTGATTCAGGAAACTTT GAACAATTCTTGAAAGAAAAAGTTAAAGTCAACGGAAAAACAGGAaacctgggaaatgtagttcacaTTGAACGCGTTAAGAACAAGATCACAGTGACGTCTGAAAGACAATTATCAAAAAG ATACCTTAAGTATCTCACTAAGAAGTACCTCAAGAAGAACAACCTTCGTGACTGGCTGCGTGTGGTGGCATCTGACAAGGAGACCTATGAACTGCGATATTTCCAGATCAGCCACGATGATGAAGAATCTGAAGCTGAGGAATAA